A single region of the Anguilla anguilla isolate fAngAng1 chromosome 17, fAngAng1.pri, whole genome shotgun sequence genome encodes:
- the LOC118216099 gene encoding uncharacterized protein LOC118216099, whose product MTASDIESLQPRASSGGRCLHAFLITSVITLFVLLFGVTVTAALFIRQIQTELLALSNETHGHTERTAYADMLKSEHKVKNFAFLRAKSGGLEDETMDWHAEAVGSGFTYYEQQRTLQPQRSGSYLLYLDLALRCTANKLRNCSSVTVTVTVQGTDSLLECRATGAGAGASTGTRQGLPVKCWTVVQLKPQQRLVAVMEARGNTPNWELVTVRSGMGMFLVDGQRD is encoded by the exons aTGACAGCATCGGACATAGAGTCTCTACAGCCACGCGCCAGTAGTGGAGGTCGATGCTTGCACGCCTTCTTGATCACCTCGGTGATCACTCTGTTCGTTCTGTTGTTTGGAGTGACCGTCACCGCCGCTCTCTTCATCAGACAAATACAGACAGAGCTCCTAGCATTATCCAACGAAACCCACGGACACACGGAGAGAACGGCATATGCAGATATGCTAAAATCTGAACACAAG GTGAAGAACTTTGCTTTTCTGCGAGCGAAATCTG GCGGCCTGGAGGACGAAACCATGGATTGGCATGCGGAGGCGGTGGGGAGCGGCTTCACGTACTACGAGCAGCAGCGCACCCTGCAGCCGCAGCGCAGCGGGAGCTACCTGCTCTACCTGGACCTGGCGCTGCGTTGCACCGCCAACAAGCTGCGCAACTGCAGCTCCGTCACCGTCACCGTCACCGTGCAGGGCACCGACAGCTTGCTGGAGTGCCGGGCGacgggcgcgggcgcgggcgcgaGCACGGGCACGCGGCAGGGCCTCCCGGTCAAGTGCTGGACGGTGGTGCAGCTGAAGCCGCAGCAACGCCTGGTGGCGGTGATGGAGGCGCGGGGCAACACCCCCAACTGGGAGCTGGTCACGGTGCGGAGCGGGATGGGCATGTTCCTGGTGGACGGGCAGAGGGACTGA
- the tnfsf18 gene encoding tumor necrosis factor ligand superfamily member 18, with amino-acid sequence MDEAQARRAEPGGQRCLVYVLFVWVTVLSLGLAVTLTLVLTACPPQRGTTPNSTGAVGSSVGVSSSHLNNLPRHVPSQEIDVEIGDSKVKKVVLPWAMGDATEEVLSVNQTRLVVKRGGRYFLYVQVTLQSTDTPNVAPTVRVKQEDTTLLESVLSYRTTSGALTTGFLGRQVNLITNKTITVTCSSASHINTTSSATYLGIYLLKYE; translated from the exons ATGGATGAAGCCCAGGCTCGCCGCGCGGAGCCAGGCGGCCAGCGCTGCCTGGTCTACGTCCTCTTCGTCTGGGTCACCGTCCTCTCCCTGGGCCTAGCCGTCACCCTGACCCTCGTCCTCACCGCCTGCCCACCACAG AGAGGCACGACGCCCAACAGCACCGGCGCGGTCGGCTCCAGTGTAGGAGTTTCATCCTCCCATCTCAAT AACTTGCCACGCCATGTGCCCAGCCAAGAGATCGACGTGGAAATCGGAG ATTCCAAGGTGAAAAAAGTCGTCCTCCCCTGGGCAATGGGTGACGCTACGGAGGAGGTCCTCTCCGTAAATCAAACGCGTCTGGTGGTGAAGCGGGGCGGACGTTACTTCCTGTACGTCCAGGTGACCCTGCAGTCCACCGACACCCCAAACGTGGCCCCCACAGTACGGGTGAAGCAAGAGGACACAACGCTGCTGGAGAGTGTTCTCTCTTATAGGACCACCAGTGGGGCCCTCACCACAGGGTTCCTGGGTAGGCAGGTGAACCTGATTACCAATAAAACCATTACAGTGACCTGCTCCAGTGCCAGCCATATCAACACTACCAGCAGTGCCACCTACCTGGGGATCTACCTGCTGAAGTATGAATAA